Genomic DNA from Comamonas resistens:
TTGCACTGGAGCTGCATCAGCCTCAGGAGCTGAAGCTGGTGATTGCGGACAATGGCCTGGGCTTTGATGTGCACTCCACCCAGATCAACAGCATGGGCGTCGGCATGCGCAGCATGCTGGCACGTATGGAGCGGGTTCACGGCAGCTTGCTGATTCAATCGAAACCCGGCCACACCATGCTGCAAGCCACCATGTCGCTGGATTCGCGTTCACAGATCTCTCTGAACACGGAAAAATCCACGCGGTATGCTGACAGCCATGCCCATATTGATTGACGGAACTTCACACGAAGATGGCGTATTTCCGCTGCAGCTGACCGAGGGTCCACCTCATCGCCTCAAGACCAGCCCCGGCCAAGGCGGCCTGAGCATGGGCCCGCGTTCCAGCACTCCCAAGGCCGATCTTTGGGTCGATGCAGACGCGCGGCTTCACTGGGCATGTTTCGAGCCCTTTGCCACGCCCGCAGGCTCCCCCTGGCCGCGCCAGTTCTATTACAGTGGCAATGATTCAACGTTCTTTGCCTGGTCTCGCCAGCGTCCCATAGAGGGCTTCAAGTGGCAGCCGCGGCTCTCAGGGCCGCTGGAGATCGACGCCAGTCAATCCCGGATCAGAGAGCTGTCTCTTTATCTGCAGGGCAACCAAGGGCATATCAGCCTCAAGCTCCCCTCCCGCGAAATGCGGCTGCATCTGCACGGCGACCTGAGCCAGATCAGCGTGACAGCAGGCCTGCCCGAGAGTCTGAGCTTGAGCCCCGCCACCAGCAAGCGCGGCACGGACGCGGCACTGCAACTGCCCGACATGGGTGGACTGACGCAGGTCAGCAGCCTGGAGCTGTGCAACAACGCGGGCCATCAACCCATTTCGCTGCAGCACCTGTCGCTGTTTCCCCGGTTAGAGTCTTTGTCGCTCTGGGGAAACTTCTGCAACCTGGAGCAGCTTGCCCAGTGCACTGAGCTGAAATCGCTGTCGCTGCGCTTTATGCCGAATCTGCAGAGCCTGCCGCCGCTGCAAAGCTGGCCCGGCCTTGATAGTTTCATCGCCTACAACGTGGAAGAGGCCACCGGCAAGCGCCTGCGCCAGCAGCTCAAGGAGCGCGCAAAAACACGCGCCTGGGACAAATACGCCAGCGTCAGCCAGCTGCGCAAACCTGAATGGTGGAGCAAGCACTACGGAAGGCCTTTTTCCAGCTGGCCGCCGGCACGCGCCAAACTGGCCCATGCCGCTTTCGATTTGGCAGAGCAGCAAATCCATGCCGCGCAGACACTGAACGACATTCAGGCCGCTCTGACCACCTTCTGCACACGCTTCAATACCGTCAAAGGCATCGAAACCAGCGAGCGTGAGGACCTCGGAGAATCCATATGGCAACTGGCGCAGTTGCCCACAGCCCTGTCACTGGGCGCAAGTGATGCGCTGGCCCAGCAATGGTTTGATGCCTGCCGCGACTATTGAGCCGCGTCAGGATCCACCTGCGCGATGATGCCGCCGCCCAGGCAGACCTCGCCGTCATAGAGCACGGCGGACTGACCGGGCGTGACGGCCCATTGCGCCTCGGGGAAGTCCAGGCGGAAGCCCGCATCCGTGGCCTGGGAGATCAACGCCGGAGAATCGGGCTGACGGTAGCGGGTCTTGGAGCCATACTCCTTTCCCTCGGCCGGTGCATGGCCGGCCACCCAGCTGACCTGATCGGCCAGCAAGGCATGTGACAGCAGCCAAGGGTGGTCATGGCCCTGAACCACGCGCAACTGGTTCTTGTCCAGGTCCTTGCGCGCCACAAACCAGGGCGCATGGTCGCCCGCGCCACGGGCGGCGCCCTTTTCCTTCACGCCGCCAATGCCCAGCCCCGAGCGCTGGCCCAGCGTGTAGAAGCTCAGGCCCACATGCTTGCCCAGCTTGCGGCCCCGGTCATCCAGCATCAGGCCTGGCTCCTTGCTGATATAGCGATTCAGAAAATCGCGGAAAGGCCGCTCGCCAATGAAGCAGATGCCGGTCGAATCCTTCTTCTTGGCATTGGGCAGGCCGATCTCCTCGGCAATGCGGCGCACCTCGGTCTTGTGCAGCTCGCCCACGGGGAACATGGCCTTGGATAGCTGGGCCTGGTTCAGACGGTGCAGAAAATAGCTCTGGTCCTTGCTGTTATCCAGCCCCTTGAGCAGCTCGAACAGCTGGGTGGAGGGGTTCTGGCGCACGCGCGCATAGTGGCCGGTAGCGATCTTTTCTGCGCCCAGGCGCATGGCGTGGTCGAGGAAGGCCTTGAACTTGATCTCGGCATTGCACAGCACGTCGGGGTTGGGTGTGCGGCCCGCCTGATATTCGCGCAGGAACTCGGCGAACACGCGGTCCTTGTAGTCGGCGGCAAAGTTCACATGCTCGATCTCGATGCCGATCACGTCGGCCACGGCCGCCGCATCGACAAAGTCGATATTCGACGAGCAGTATTCGCTGTCGTCGTCATCTTCCCAGTTCTTCATGAAGATGCCGACGACCTCATGGCCCTGCTGTTTGAGAAGATAGGCGGTGACGGCGGAATCCACACCGCCCGACAAACCCACCACGACACGCTGCTTATTGCTCATAGGTATGCGATTATCCCAGCGCCCGTCAACTGCTGCGGGCGTGAGGACTTGCCATGGAACTGCGCCAGCTGCGCTACTTTGTACGAATTGTTGAACTGGGCTCCATGAGCCGGGCGGCGCTGGATCTGGACATGGTGCAGTCGGCGCTGAGCCAGCAGATCAGCCGCCTGGAGTCGGAACTCTCGACCCGGCTGCTGCAGCGCACACCACGCGGCGTCATCCCCACCGAGGCCGGCCAGGCCTTTTTCCACCAGGCCCAGCTCACCCTGCGCCATGCAGAACAGGCCATCCATGCAGCCCAGCAGGCGCGGCTGTCCGGTGCGGTCAGCATGGGGCTCTCACCGACCATCGCCAATGTGCTGGGCCTGCCGCTGATGCGCGCCATGCGCGAGCGCTACCCCGATGTGCGCCTGCATATGGTATCAGCCCTCTCGGGGCATCTGACCAGTCTTCTCAACGCCAGACAGCTGGATCTGGCTATCCTTTTCGATACTCAGAGCGCCCGGCGATGGAGCGTGATGCCGCTGCTCGAAGAGCAGCTGTTTCTGATTCAGTCGCGCCAGCAACCGGTGGCGCCGCAGATCCAGCATGAAGTGCCCATCAGCCTGGAGCAGCTGCAGCAGGTGCCTCTGATCCTGCCCTCGGGCAGCCACGGCCTGCGCAGCTCCATCATGGCCTCGTTCACCAGCGCCGGTTTCCAGTCGCAGATGGCCATGGAAATCGACTCGCTGTCC
This window encodes:
- a CDS encoding leucine-rich repeat domain-containing protein produces the protein MPILIDGTSHEDGVFPLQLTEGPPHRLKTSPGQGGLSMGPRSSTPKADLWVDADARLHWACFEPFATPAGSPWPRQFYYSGNDSTFFAWSRQRPIEGFKWQPRLSGPLEIDASQSRIRELSLYLQGNQGHISLKLPSREMRLHLHGDLSQISVTAGLPESLSLSPATSKRGTDAALQLPDMGGLTQVSSLELCNNAGHQPISLQHLSLFPRLESLSLWGNFCNLEQLAQCTELKSLSLRFMPNLQSLPPLQSWPGLDSFIAYNVEEATGKRLRQQLKERAKTRAWDKYASVSQLRKPEWWSKHYGRPFSSWPPARAKLAHAAFDLAEQQIHAAQTLNDIQAALTTFCTRFNTVKGIETSEREDLGESIWQLAQLPTALSLGASDALAQQWFDACRDY
- the mnmA gene encoding tRNA 2-thiouridine(34) synthase MnmA, which codes for MSNKQRVVVGLSGGVDSAVTAYLLKQQGHEVVGIFMKNWEDDDDSEYCSSNIDFVDAAAVADVIGIEIEHVNFAADYKDRVFAEFLREYQAGRTPNPDVLCNAEIKFKAFLDHAMRLGAEKIATGHYARVRQNPSTQLFELLKGLDNSKDQSYFLHRLNQAQLSKAMFPVGELHKTEVRRIAEEIGLPNAKKKDSTGICFIGERPFRDFLNRYISKEPGLMLDDRGRKLGKHVGLSFYTLGQRSGLGIGGVKEKGAARGAGDHAPWFVARKDLDKNQLRVVQGHDHPWLLSHALLADQVSWVAGHAPAEGKEYGSKTRYRQPDSPALISQATDAGFRLDFPEAQWAVTPGQSAVLYDGEVCLGGGIIAQVDPDAAQ
- a CDS encoding LysR family transcriptional regulator encodes the protein MELRQLRYFVRIVELGSMSRAALDLDMVQSALSQQISRLESELSTRLLQRTPRGVIPTEAGQAFFHQAQLTLRHAEQAIHAAQQARLSGAVSMGLSPTIANVLGLPLMRAMRERYPDVRLHMVSALSGHLTSLLNARQLDLAILFDTQSARRWSVMPLLEEQLFLIQSRQQPVAPQIQHEVPISLEQLQQVPLILPSGSHGLRSSIMASFTSAGFQSQMAMEIDSLSLLMEAVAAGMGATVQPWSAVGMYRDAAERFQWSQIADDSVRRKAALCALSEDELSPAALASRVVLMDCVKQLVQSGNWVGATLET